The following proteins come from a genomic window of Triticum aestivum cultivar Chinese Spring chromosome 6A, IWGSC CS RefSeq v2.1, whole genome shotgun sequence:
- the LOC123129725 gene encoding uncharacterized protein: MRQKYMCTRIEVTHRRCFAGAVDYRVPEEDNQVDRLSKLPDDVLLNIVERLDIADAARATILSRRWKQIPAILSKIAIMVASFQPKHEGRKLTSDDIVRANTNVLEAARSILEKRAGSPHTIHLLRMQFYLGDESTFIGQTVANTIATHKVASVEFTILTKVRTNFTNNDLLTHGRQIMSFLDSCPNAFGGLARLTLENLRLGESGFPKIFSICKQLEFLCLYHCDMGIESLLEVEHPQLSELVIARSVLIKRVDLKWVPKLTVLKFNIFRSQDDPFCLGYVPLLQTVSIINTGFSWHKMLKISELLGKTAISNLHLNFKSEKIWVKPEGRRQLLPVLHKLRLVNLINISEECDLTWIMFILQGAPTLKELRILVRDHLCEMVTGERRKKYAFSKEKDKGLEWEPSASDFKHHNLAELRIYGRFEAEENIVRFARNVMEAAVNLEDIKLYKSPVCENCKRMLQEWTLKEKSLLSYKLSKGMLSSLVRIQFPSLGNFFTWPKHCA, encoded by the exons ATGAGGCAAAAGTATATGTGCACGAGGATAGAAGTCACGCACCGGAGATGTTTTGCGGGCGCCGTCGACTATCGAGTGCCAGAG GAGGACAATCAAGTTGACAGGCTCAGTAAGTTGCCTGATGACGTTTTGCTCAACATTGTGGAGCGACTTGACATCGCTGATGCTGCACGAGCCACCATCCTCTCCAGACGCTGGAAGCAGATCCCTGCTATACTCTCAAAGATTGCTATAATGGTTGCTTCTTTTCAACCCAAGCATGAAGGTAGGAAGTTAACCTCAGATGATATAGTTCGGGCCAATACCAACGTGCTGGAAGCAGCCAGGAGCATACTGGAAAAGAGGGCTGGAAGTCCACACACCATTCACCTGTTGCGCATGCAATTCTACTTGGGAGACGAGTCCACTTTCATTGGTCAGACTGTTGCCAACACCATAGCAACACACAAGGTTGCTTCAGTTGAGTTTACAATCTTGACCAAGGTGCGCACAAATTTTACCAATAATGACCTGCTCACTCATGGGAGGCAGATCATGTCATTCCTTGATTCGTGTCCAAACGCATTTGGTGGTCTTGCACGCCTCACGCTAGAGAATTTGAGGTTAGGAGAATCAGGCTTTCCCAAAATTTTCAGTATATGCAAGCAACTCGAGTTCCTCTGCCTCTACCACTGTGATATGGGCATTGAGTCTTTGCTGGAAGTGGAACACCCACAACTCAGTGAACTGGTGATTGCCCGTAGCGTGCTTATTAAGAGGGTTGATCTGAAGTGGGTACCAAAACTCACAGTATTGAAATTTAATATATTTCGATCTCAAGATGACCCCTTCTGTCTTGGCTATGTCCCACTGCTCCAGACTGTGAGCATCATTAATACTGGTTTTTCTTGGCACAAGATGCTCAAGATAAGTGAGTTGCTGGGTAAAACCGCCATAAGCAACCTGCATTTGAACTTCAAAAGTGAAAAG ATTTGGGTCAAGCCAGAAGGTCGAAGACAATTGTTACCAGTGCTGCACAAGCTAAGGCTTGTGAATTTGATTAACATTTCTGAAGAATGCGATCTAACTTGGATAATGTTCATACTTCAAGGTGCACCCACCCTTAAGGAACTACGCATCTTG GTGCGGGACCATTTATGTGAAATGGTAACGGGGGAGCGGAGAAAAAAGTATGCCTTTAGCAAGGAGAAGGACAAGGGACTAGAGTGGGAACCATCTGCATCTGATTTCAAGCACCACAACCTTGCCGAACTCAGAATCTATGGGAGGTTTGAAGCAGAAGAAAATATCGTGCGCTTTGCCAGGAATGTGATGGAAGCAGCGGTGAATCTCGAGGACATAAAACTTTATAAGAGTCCAGTGTGTGAGAATTGCAAACGCATGCTCCAGGAGTGGACGTTGAAGGAGAAGTCGTTGCTTAGCTACAAACTCAGCAAGGGGATGCTGTCTTCGCTCGTCCGGATTCAGTTCCCAAGTTTAGGGAATTTTTTTACTTGGCCAAAGCACTGCGCTTGA